GCAGCGACGGAGGGCAGGCTTGGTGCTGTCGACCCGGTGCGGGCGGTGATGTACGGCAGCGGGCCTACTCGCACTCAAGCTGTCTGCGCGAGAGAGTCCACCCGAACATCGAACTCTGGTGGGAGCTCTGAGACCGGTCCGCCCCGGAGCTGATGAGGATCCGCGCAAGACGGCCGGGGGCGTGGGGCGGGTTGAACGGTACTCGGTGCCGTTCAGGTGCAGAGGGAACGGTAGGAGCAGCGTGGGCGCCAGCGAGATGTACGGGACACAGCGGGGGGGTGCCCCTATCTCTTTCGTCAAGCCGGGTGAGGATGGTCGGCATGACGGATCGGGATCGGTTGGGGCGGGCGGCGGCGCACTATGCGGCCGCCGATGGGGACGCGGATGGCCTGAGGGTTCTTTTGGCCGGAGGCGCCGCTGCGGAGGCAGCCGACGATGCGGGCTGGACACCGCTGCATTTCGCGGCTCAGGCCCAGGCACCATCAGCCATCGAGGTCCTGTTGGCCGCGGGTGCGCCGGTTGATGCCGCGGACGGCCATGGCAATACGCCGCTGTGGAGGGCGGTGTTCTGTTCCCAGGGCGAGGGTGCGACGATCCGGCTGCTGCTGGAAGCCGGTGCCGACCCTGACCGTGGCAACGTCCATGGCGTGAGCCCGCGGGCGCTGGCGGGACGGATCGCCAACTACGACGTGGCTGCCCATTTTCCGGCCAGGGACGGGACTTCGTCCTAGGCTCCGCCGCCCGCGACGGCTGGCTGGGGCTCGTAGAAGGTTCCGTCGCGGAGCATGGCAAAGAGGACGTCGGCCCGGCGGCGGGCGAGGCAGAGCAGGGCTTGGGTGTGGTGCTTGCCCTGGGCGATCTTCTTGTCGTAGTAGGTTCGCGATGCCGGGTCGCCCAGGGCTGCGAATGCGGAGAGGAAGAAAGCGCGTTTGAGCTGCTTGTTTCCTCTCCGGGAGGGCTGTTCGCCTCGGATCGAGGAGCCTGAGCTGCGGGTCGCCGGGGCGAGTCCGGCGTAGGCAGCGAGGTGGCCGGCGGTCGGGAAGGTGCTGCCGTCGCCGACCTCGATCAGGATGCGGGCTCCGGTCCTGACGCCGATGCCCGGCATCGAGGTCAGGACTTGCGAAAGAGGGTGGGCGTCCAGGAGTTCCTCGATGCGTCCAGCCAGCAGTTTCCGCTGGTCAAGCACGGCCGTCAGCGAGGTGGCGAGGCTCGGGACGATCAGCGCGGCGGCCTCGGTCCCTGGGACTGTCACGGTCTGTTCGTTCAGGGCGGTAAAGATCTCGTCGACTAGCCGCTCGGCCATCCTCGGCGCCTTCGGCCGCAGCAGGGTGACCAGCCGCCGTCTGCCGGCCTTGCGTATCTGGGCCGGGGACCCGAACCGTTCCAGCAGCGTGAGGACGGCAGGGTGCTGAAGCCGCGGTCCCAGCACTCGCTCCATTGACGGGTGGATCTGGGTGAGCAGGCCGTGCAGCCGGTTGGCGACCCGGGTGGCTTCGCCGGCCAGGTCGTCGTCGAAGCCCACGATCATCTCCAGCTCGGCGATGGTCTCGTCCTCGCCGTCGATCGCCCGCAGCGTGTGAGGCATCGCGCGAGCGGCGTCGGCGATGATGAACGCGTCCCTCGCATCGGTCTTGGCCTCGCCCGGGTAGAGGTCGGCGATCCGTCGCATCGTCAGCCCCGGCAGATAGGCGACCGGACAGCCCATGGCCCGTGCGACCGCCAGTGGCAGAGCCCCGATCGAAGCCGGCTGGTCGACGACGACCAGCACCGTTCCGTGCTTGGCCTGGAGTTTCGCGAACAACTCGCGGAGCTTGGGCTCGGTGTTGGGCAGGCGCTTGTCGAACGCCTTCTTCCCGGCCGGGGTCACGGCGGTGGCGTGGTGTTCGCCCTTGCCGACGTCCAGGCCGAGGAAGACGTCGATGTCGCCGGTGTCGATCACGTGCAGGCCCCTCCATCACGCTTTCGTCCGACCTTGCCTCGGCACCGAGCTGCCACATCCACGTTACGGAGAGCTCTTCCGGCTCGGGTGAAACCGGTGCTCAAGCCCCTCATCAGCGGTCCGTCGATGCCTCCGGACCCGGTGACACCACCCCCCGGATCATCATCAACAGGAGGGGGAAGTCATGCCGGACCCGAAGGCCGGTAGCCCCATTGCGGAGCCACGAAGAAGGTAACGGGGGGGGGGCGCGGCTCTCCTGGAGGCCGTCGGCGACTCCGTGATGGTGCTCTCGTATCAGGAGGACCGATCGTTTGCCGCCATGAGTCTGGACCGCTTCGGAGCGGCGGGGTCGGTCTGGCTGGACTGGCGTGGGCATGAGGTGATCGACCGGTGCGACGCATTCGATGGCGGGCAGCTGCGCAGGACTGTTCTTGCGCATGCCGAGCCGGGCGAACTCGCGATCGTCTTCTGGGCAACCTTGCGGTGCCGTCGGTGGCGCTGGAGGCCTCTCTGATCGCGGACCACGCCGAGGTGGTCGAAGACGTCCGTCCCAACTGCTGGATCTACCTAAGCAGGGTGGTTTTCAACGGTCCGCGCCAGAGCTGCCGATCACAGCTGCGATGATCTTGCGGTGCCTAATGTGATCACCGCGTCGGAGCCGTCCTGGATTGCCCCGTCGCAGGGCTGAGCCCGCGGGCCTTCGGGAAGCTGCTCACCCAGCTGCGGCGTGAGGGAGCCGATGCGACACGGCCGGGCCGTCCCTGGTCGCTGCCGTTGGAGGGTCGGGTACTTCTGGTTGCGGCGTATTGGCGCACCAACCTGACTCTGCGGCAACTCGCGACGCTGTTCGGGGTTGTCCAAGTCGGCGGCGGATCGGATCGTCGGCCACACGGGGCCGTTGCTGGCGCTGCACCAGCGTCAGCGGTTCCGTCGCGGTACGGTGCTCATCGTGGACGGGACTCTGGTTCCGACCCGCGACCACCAGGTGGCGGAGCAGTCGAAGAACTATCGCTACTCGACCAACCACCAGGTGGTCATCGACGCCGACTCCCGCTTGGTCGTCGCCGTCGGCCGGCCCCTGCCGGGCAATCGCAACGACTGCAAGGCGTGGACCGAGTCGGGTGCCGCCCGCCGTAGTCGGCAAGACGATCACCATCGCCGACGGCGGCTACCAGGGCACTGGGCTGATGGTCATGGCGGTGACGCCGAAGAGTTGGCCGAGGAGGTCCATCGTCGCGAGTTTGCGCAGGTGGAGCACGGTGACCAGGATCCGGTCGGCTGGGGTGAGTTTGGCTTTGGCACCTGTGCCCGGGGCCACCAGGCGCTCGTGACCGCGACGTGTGCGGAGCACTTGCTCGCGTTGAACCTCCAGCGCTGGAGTCAGCGCGTCGGTGAGCTCGCTGAGCTGCTGACGGGTCATCCCGGTCAGTTCCGGGTCCTGCAGCGAACGCCGCGTGAGGCGAGACGGTCTGCCCGCCGGGGCCCGGTCCGACGTGCTGTCGGTCGTGGCCGCGTCCATCGGATGCTGGGGGTGGAGGGTGTAGTTCCAGTCGCCGTGGAAGCGGTGGCGGTGATCGGCAGGGAAGCGATCTCGTCGTCGCTGACCTGGATGCCGGTGGGGTGCGGGTTGGTGTCGAGTTCCGCGTGCACGGTCAGGCCGGCCTTGGTGGTGGTCGACGCGATGCTCTCGACGATGACTTCGTGGCTGGCCAGGGGCCTGCCGCGGCAGTTCATGGTGATGTGGGAGAACAGCCGGTGCTCGATCCGGTTCCACTTCGATGTCCCGGGAGGCAGGTGACAGACGGTGATCGTCAGGCCGGCCTCAGCGGCGAACCGGGCGAGTTCGGTCTTCCACGTGCGGGTGCGATACCCGCTGGAGCCGCAGGCATCGGCGGTGTTCAGCAGCCGGCCGGCCGTCGGGTACGTGGTCCGCCCGGCTCCGTTCCACCAACAGCGGATCGACTCGACGGCGAACGCGGCGGTGCATGGTCGGTGCCGACGTTGACCCAGCCAGTGTTCGCGGCGACGTCGTAGATGCCGTAGGGCACCGCCCTGCCCAGCACCCGGTCGGGGAAGACGTGGGTGTCGACCCGCACCGGCTTGCCTCTCGGCTCCCATTCACGGCCGTTGTTTTTGAACGGGCCGACCAGCTCCTTCTTCTTCGTGTCCACACTGATCACTGGAGCACCGCCGTCCTGGTGGTCGCGGGCCTGCTCGTTGAGGTAGTGGAACTGTGCGTCCCGGTCGGGGGTGCTGCTTGCCTTCCAGCGTCTTGGCATTGCTCTGCAGGCTGAAGCCCTCCTCGCGCAGCAGGTCGCCCACCGTGTCCGCGGAGATCCTGTGGCCCTGCCGGGTCAGCTGCTCGGCCAGCTTGCGGGTGGATTTGGTGGTCCAGCGCAGCGGCGACATGGGATCTCCACGGACGTCGGGCTCGACCAGCGTGAGGAGTGCCTCCCGAACGGCTGGGTTCAGGTCGACGACGCGCCTGCGGCCGGCGCCAGGCCGACGGACACGACCCAACGGGGCCTCTCCGCAGCTGAGTTCCCGCACTCCGGCAGACACAGTGGCCTCACGGACACCGGCGGCACGAGCAACCGCTCTGATCCCGTCGTGGCCGAGGGACTGGGCCTCCGCCCCTATCGTCAGGCGACGCTGCCGCTCGTCGAGGTGCGGCATAATCGCCTCGAACTTGGCTGCCAGCGCGGCCCGTTGCCCATCCAACCCGCTCATGCCAGACCAACGAACCACCAGGCAGAAAGCCACGAGTTAAAGATCTGCACGCCCTTAGGCACGCGTATTCCCACACTGGTGCAGACAGCAAAGAACTTCGGGTCTTGGCCCGGGTTTCTTATCGAGTCGGTGCAGGAGCACTGCCGCGAGTCCGTCGGCCGTCGGGGTGGCGGGATACGAACCAACGATC
This Streptomyces misionensis DNA region includes the following protein-coding sequences:
- a CDS encoding ankyrin repeat domain-containing protein; protein product: MTDRDRLGRAAAHYAAADGDADGLRVLLAGGAAAEAADDAGWTPLHFAAQAQAPSAIEVLLAAGAPVDAADGHGNTPLWRAVFCSQGEGATIRLLLEAGADPDRGNVHGVSPRALAGRIANYDVAAHFPARDGTSS
- a CDS encoding transposase family protein produces the protein MDAATTDSTSDRAPAGRPSRLTRRSLQDPELTGMTRQQLSELTDALTPALEVQREQVLRTRRGHERLVAPGTGAKAKLTPADRILVTVLHLRKLATMDLLGQLFGVTAMTISPVPW
- a CDS encoding IS110 family transposase gives rise to the protein MIDTGDIDVFLGLDVGKGEHHATAVTPAGKKAFDKRLPNTEPKLRELFAKLQAKHGTVLVVVDQPASIGALPLAVARAMGCPVAYLPGLTMRRIADLYPGEAKTDARDAFIIADAARAMPHTLRAIDGEDETIAELEMIVGFDDDLAGEATRVANRLHGLLTQIHPSMERVLGPRLQHPAVLTLLERFGSPAQIRKAGRRRLVTLLRPKAPRMAERLVDEIFTALNEQTVTVPGTEAAALIVPSLATSLTAVLDQRKLLAGRIEELLDAHPLSQVLTSMPGIGVRTGARILIEVGDGSTFPTAGHLAAYAGLAPATRSSGSSIRGEQPSRRGNKQLKRAFFLSAFAALGDPASRTYYDKKIAQGKHHTQALLCLARRRADVLFAMLRDGTFYEPQPAVAGGGA